The stretch of DNA CTAATCTAATTGAGGAAATTGAGACTTTGGTAGGAAAGAACGCCAAGAATTGCGAAATCGCTTGGGAGTGTTGTTAGGGCATTTATTCAAATGGCAGTTTCAAGCTGAAAAGCGTAGTAGTAGTTGGTTGAGTACTATTCGAGAACAGCGTGTCCAAATAAAGTTACTTTTGCAAGATAGTCCGAGTTTAAAGCCATACTTCAATGAGGTTTTTCTTGCTGCCTATGAACTTGGTTTAGCTTTTGCGATTCGGGAAACTCGCTTAGGTGAACAAATTTTTCCAGAACAATGCCCTTATTCTCCCGAAGAAATTATGAATCCTAATTTCTTTCCAGAACCAAATACATAGCAATTGAAGTTAAAAAAAAGCTATCAGCAAAAGAGCTTTGTCTTGTAGCATAATGAAGCGATTGTAATTTGATTTATGGACAGAAGATATTAACACTATTTCTCAAACAGTTTTAATTCTTCTTTTTCTTTGCATCAATCTTGCTTTAATTATCGGCTGTCTAATTTATTTAGTCTGGCTTTCTGTTCCAGTATTTTTAATTGCCATTACTATAATAATTTACAGCCTCTGAAAGCGGTACAGTTGAGTATGGAGTATGGCGGACAACGAACACTAAAATCACCAGGTGAAGATTTAACCGTAGGCAGGTTAAGGTAGGAGAGGGCGATCGCGATCATACATACAGCTACTACAAAAATTATCCAAGCTCCTTACAAATTTTCTGCTCAAAGAACTATTTTATCTGTTAGTTCTGCTTTACTAGTAAGAGCAAGTTTTTTTCAGCACTCAAAGCCAGTCAAGTTGATGTAGTCGAAGCATTGCGGGCTTGATACAAAACTTCTTAATCAATATATAATTTTTCATTATTAAATATGGTTAAAATCGTTAGTCGCAAATCTTTAGGCAAACAACCTGTATACGATATTGGTGTAACCAAAGATCACAACTTTTTGTTAAGCAATGGTGTGGTTGCTTCCAACTGTTTTAATAAATCTCACTCTACTGCTTACGCCTATGTGACTTATCAAACAGCTTATCTCAAAGCCAATTATCCCGTAGAATACATGAGCGCACTACTAACCGCTAGTAGTGGCGATCGCGATAAAGTAGAAAAATATCGAGAAAACTGTCAAAGAATGGGGATAGAAGTCGAACCCCCCGATATCAATCGTTCTGAAGAAGATTTTACTCCTCAAAAAAATAAAATTTTATTTGGATTATCTGCGGTTAAAAATTTGGGACAAGGAGCAATTGACAATATTCTTCAAGCTAGAGTCGAAGCAGGAGGAAAATTTAATTCTTTAGCAGATTTCTGCGAACGAGTTGATTTGAGAGTAGTTAATCGTCGTGCTTTAGAAACTTTAATTTATTGTGGTGCTTTTGATAAAATTGAGCCAAATCGTAAACAGTTAATTAATGATTTAGAAGTTGTTATTCCTTGGGCGCAAAGTCGAGCCAAAGAAAAAGAAATTGGTCAGTTGAATTTATTTGACTTGATGAATAATATTTCTACAACTGATAGTAATAAAAATGGTTCTACCTTTGAACAAGCACCTAGCACACCAAAGGTAGAAGATTTTCCTTTACAAGAAAAACTCAAACTTGAAAAAGAACATTTAGGTTTTTACGTCTCTGATCATCCTCTTAAAGCAATTCAAAAATCAACTCAAATTTTATCTCCTATTAATCTCAATCAATTATCAGAACAAAAATCTCGACAGAAAATTTGTGCTGTAGTAATGCTCAATGCAGTCAAAACAATTATTACGCAAAAAGGTACTCCGATGGCTTTTGTTCAAATGGAAGATGTTACTGGAGAAGCAGAAGGTACAGTTTTTTCTGATACGTACGAGAAAATCGAATCTTTACTTAAGGAAAATTACCATCTAATTGTGTGGGGTAAAGCACAAGCACGCAATGATAAGTATCAATTAATTATTGAAGATGCCCAATTAGTAGATAAAATTCAAATAATTACTTTAGAAATCACTCCTCAACAAGCACTAGATCAATCTATTATTAGTAAATTAAAAGGAATTCTTCAGGAACATTCAGGAGAACCTCATAAATTTAAAATTCCAGTCCTAGTAATTATTAGTCATAACAATCAACGTCAATTTATTCGTCTCGGACAAAAATTTTGGGTTCAAGACGAACGTGGAGCTATAATTTCTTTGAAAAATGCTGGTTTTTCTGTTTACAATCAACCTTTAGTTTCTAGTTGAAATCAACTGCAAGATAAAGTTAACCTTTAATAAAGTTTTTTAACAGCCTTTTCTCAGTAACTTTTGTGATTCAATGTTTTTACTGATGTCAGTTTATCGTTTAATTTGATTCACTTTTATTAGAGAATAAATATTATAAAATTTATTGGTATTTTTTTTGTCTAGCCGAAATAAACATAATACTCTATAACAATCTTATATTTATATTAAGGAACTGATTAATTTATAGAGTCAAAATAGTAATTAAAAATCTTTTAGCTAACTCATGATCAAATATTTTGCGTTATATGATGCAGACAGTTATTAAACCAATGTCCAAGCCAAAACCTAAGCTTACTCTCATAAAATTTGATCAAGCAAATTTACTGGAAGGTAGACACATTTTAATTGTGGAGTCTCCAGAATCGAAACGAGCAGTAGTTCTCAATTCGAGTATTTTTTTGATTGGACGACATCCTCAAAGTTCTTTGGTATTAACAAATAATATGGTGTCTCGGTGTCATGCTACTATTGCTTGG from Stanieria cyanosphaera PCC 7437 encodes:
- a CDS encoding trans-splicing intein-formed DNA polymerase III subunit alpha C-terminal partner DnaE-C, which produces MVKIVSRKSLGKQPVYDIGVTKDHNFLLSNGVVASNCFNKSHSTAYAYVTYQTAYLKANYPVEYMSALLTASSGDRDKVEKYRENCQRMGIEVEPPDINRSEEDFTPQKNKILFGLSAVKNLGQGAIDNILQARVEAGGKFNSLADFCERVDLRVVNRRALETLIYCGAFDKIEPNRKQLINDLEVVIPWAQSRAKEKEIGQLNLFDLMNNISTTDSNKNGSTFEQAPSTPKVEDFPLQEKLKLEKEHLGFYVSDHPLKAIQKSTQILSPINLNQLSEQKSRQKICAVVMLNAVKTIITQKGTPMAFVQMEDVTGEAEGTVFSDTYEKIESLLKENYHLIVWGKAQARNDKYQLIIEDAQLVDKIQIITLEITPQQALDQSIISKLKGILQEHSGEPHKFKIPVLVIISHNNQRQFIRLGQKFWVQDERGAIISLKNAGFSVYNQPLVSS